ACATGACGATAGGCGCTACTGATATATCAATAGAACTAAAAGGAATGAGATTACAGAAATCTTTGGACAACCAACAATGGCGAGCAAAGATGCCGATGCAGAGCAGGGATTAGAAACTGAGGAGCTACTGGAGAGCGCGCAGAAGATAGCACGAGAGGGGCCTATCTGTGACCACTGCCTTGGCAGGCAGTTCGCAAAGATTGCTTCTGGGCTTTCAAACGAGCGACGCGGGGCAATACTTAGGGCTGCCCTGGAAGAACGCGGGGAGGGACCCGAAGAGGGTAAATGCTGGGTCTGTAACGGTCTGTTTGAGAAGCTTGATGTGTGGGGGTTACAAGCATCGGAAACGCTGAAGGATTATGAGTTTGAGTCCTTTTTGGTGGGCACAAGGGTCAGCGGGCTGCTGCTGGAGAACGAGGATCTGCTGTGGGAGATCGCGGGTGCCGTGCATGCCGAGCCGTTGAAAGCCGAGCTGAATCGAGAGGTAGGAAAGCGAATCGAGCGAGAGACGGGAAAACGGGCCGAGTTTGACGCGCCGGAGCTCGTTGTCGTGCTCAATCTCCAGACGGAATCGGTCGAGGTGCAGTCGAACGCGATTTTTGTCTACGGGCGATACTTGAAGTTCGAGCGTGGCATACCACAGACGAGATGGTTCTGCAGGGCGTGCCGGGGCAAAGGTTGCGAGCGGTGCAATTTCACGGGCAAGATGTATCCGGAATCCGTCGAGGAACTGATAAGCGGCTCGCTATTAGAACTGTTTCACGGCGAAGAGATGGTGCTGCACGGATGCGGACGGGAGGATATCGATGCCTGTATGCTTGGGTCGGGCCGTCCGTTTGTGCTGGAGCTAAAAGAGCCACAGCGGCGGTACGTAGACTTGCGAGCTGCTGAGGAGATCGTGAATGCCGAGAACGCAGGCAAAATAAAAGTGTTTGATCTTCAGTACGTGAAAAAGGGGCTGGTAGCAGCGTTAAAGAACGCGAAAGCCGAGAAGACTTACCAGGCCACCGTGGAGTTCAAAACGCCTGAGATGATCGATGAAATCGCAGTGAAAAATGCGCTCGATACGTTATCTGGTGCGATGATCGAGCAGCGGACGCCAACGCGCGTCGCACATAGAAGAGCAGATTTGGTGAGGGAGAGAAAGGTGGCTACCACACGTTTGGTCTCTTTTACCGCAGAAGCGCGTCGTGCCGTTATAGAGGTGAAATGCGATGCCGGCTTATACGTAAAGGAACTCGTATCAGGTGATGCAGGAAGAACAAAGCCGAGTTTAAGTGCATTGCTCGGAATGGAAGCGGAAGTGACGGACCTGGACGTAATCGATGTCGATTTGAACATACCTGTGCCGGATTACAACTTATAACGTGTTTGAAACGTTACCCGGTTCCTAAAAGCTGATTATTTCTCAAGAGCCTTGCGATTCTGTGTCCGTTTCCGCCCACGGTCTTCCTCGATCTGCCGCTCAACCGATAA
The sequence above is drawn from the Methanomicrobia archaeon genome and encodes:
- a CDS encoding tRNA pseudouridine(54/55) synthase Pus10 is translated as MASKDADAEQGLETEELLESAQKIAREGPICDHCLGRQFAKIASGLSNERRGAILRAALEERGEGPEEGKCWVCNGLFEKLDVWGLQASETLKDYEFESFLVGTRVSGLLLENEDLLWEIAGAVHAEPLKAELNREVGKRIERETGKRAEFDAPELVVVLNLQTESVEVQSNAIFVYGRYLKFERGIPQTRWFCRACRGKGCERCNFTGKMYPESVEELISGSLLELFHGEEMVLHGCGREDIDACMLGSGRPFVLELKEPQRRYVDLRAAEEIVNAENAGKIKVFDLQYVKKGLVAALKNAKAEKTYQATVEFKTPEMIDEIAVKNALDTLSGAMIEQRTPTRVAHRRADLVRERKVATTRLVSFTAEARRAVIEVKCDAGLYVKELVSGDAGRTKPSLSALLGMEAEVTDLDVIDVDLNIPVPDYNL